In Carassius auratus strain Wakin unplaced genomic scaffold, ASM336829v1 scaf_tig00019517, whole genome shotgun sequence, one DNA window encodes the following:
- the LOC113076267 gene encoding elastase-1-like: MLRILLLSVLAALALAEPGYLEDQVPEERVVGGTVAKPNSWPWQISLQYLSGGSYYHTCGGTLIRTRWVMTAAHCVDTSRTWRVVLGDHDIYNHEGREQYMSVSAVYIHPNWNSNSVASGYDIALLRLSSDASLNSYVQLGSLPPSGQVLPNNNPCYITGWGRTQTGGSLSAQLKQASLPVVDYSTCSRSDWWGSTVKNTMVCAGGGSDSGCQGDSGGPLNCQVSGQYVVHGVTSFVSSSGCNAYKKPTVFTRVSAYISWMNGIIG, translated from the exons ATGCTGAGGATCCTGTTGTTGAGCGTGCTGGCCGCCTTGG CGCTGGCTGAGCCCGGATATCTGGAGGATCAGGTCCCTGAGGAGAGGGTCGTTGGTGGAACGGTGGCAAAACCCAACTCTTGGCCCTGGCag ATCTCTCTCCAGTACCTGTCGGGTGGCAGCTACTATCACACCTGTGGTGGGACTCTGATCAGGACTAGATGGGTGATGACTGCCGCCCACTGCGTCGACAC CTCGAGAACTTGGCGTGTGGTTCTGGGCGACCACGACATCTACAACCACGAGGGTCGCGAGCAGTACATGAGCGTCAGCGCCGTCTACATCCACCCCAACTGGAACAGCAACAGTGTGGCTTCTGG ATATGATATCGCCCTTCTGCGTCTGTCCTCCGATGCCTCTCTGAACTCATACGTGCAGCTGGGCAGTCTGCCTCCCTCTGGACAGGTTCTGCCCAATAACAACCCCTGTTACATCACCGGCTGGGGCCGCACACAGA CCGGTGGGTCTCTCTCGGCTCAGCTGAAACAGGCCTCTCTGCCCGTGGTCGACTACAGTACCTGCTCTCGCAGCGACTGGTGGGGAAGCACCGTGAAGAACACTATGGTTTGCGCTGGAGGCGGAAGCGACTCTGGATGCCAG GGTGACTCTGGCGGTCCTCTGAACTGTCAGGTCAGTGGTCAGTACGTTGTTCACGGTGTGACCAGCTTTGTGTCTTCATCGGGTTGTAACGCCTACAAGAAGCCCACGGTCTTCACTCGTGTGTCTGCATACATCAGCTGGATGAACGGC ATCATTGGATGA